One Glycine max cultivar Williams 82 chromosome 4, Glycine_max_v4.0, whole genome shotgun sequence DNA segment encodes these proteins:
- the LOC100783686 gene encoding uncharacterized protein: MARFRFRRLRFLAIFVVVVVFASDELESERELSVTDLDWNLFHQDYSPPAPPPPPPHPPSVSCVDDLGGVGTLDTTCKIVNDVNLTRDVYIAGKGNFNILPGVRFLCEIPGCMVTVNVTGNFSLGSNSSIVTGAFEFESENAVFGNESVVNTTGMAGDPPPQTSGTPQGVEGGGGGHGGRGASCLVDTTKLPEDVWGGDAYSWASLQNPYSFGSRGGSTSKESDYGGLGGGLVRMVVHQIVEMNATVLADGGDGGTKGGGGSGGSIYIKAYRMTGNGIISACGGNGFAGGGGGRVSVDVFSRHDEPKIYVHGGKSLGCPENAGAAGTLYDAVPRSLIVDNFNMTTDTETLLLEFPNQPLWTNVYVRNKARATVPLLWSRVQVQGQISILQGGVLSFGLRHYATSEFELLAEELLMSDSVMKVYGALRMSVKMFLMWNSKMLIDGGEDITVATSLLEASNLIVLRGASVIHSNANLGVHGQGLLNLSGPGDWIEAQRLVLSLFYSIHVGPGSVLRGPLENATTDDVTPKLYCDKEDCPYELLHPPEDCNVNSSLSFTLQICRVEDILVEGLIKGSVVHFHRARTISVESSGTISASGMGCTGGLGHGNTLSNGIGSGGGHGGTGGEAFYNDNHVKGGCSYGSATLPCELGSGSGNGNSTGTTAGGGIIVVGSLEHPLSSLSIQGYVKANGGNFEPQIRNEKFAIFDNFTGGPGGGSGGTILMFLHMLTIGKSAVLSSMGGYSSSNGSGGGGGGRIHFHWSDIPTGDVYLPIASVKGDIQIWGGKGKGQGGSGANGTITGKACPKGLYGTFCEECPAGTYKNVTGSDKSLCHSCPVNELPHRAAYISVRGGITETPCPYQCVSDRYHMPDCYTALEELIYRFGGPWLFGLFLMGLLILLALVLSVARMKFVGVDELPGPAPTQHGSQIDHSFPFLESLNEVLETNRVEESQSHVHRMYFMGPNTFSEPWHLPHTPSEQIKDVVYESEFNTFVDEINAIAAYQWWEGAIHSVLSVLAYPFAWSWQQWRRRLKLQRLREFVRSEYDHACLRSCRSRALYEGIKVNATSDLMLAYMDFFLGGDEKRIDLPPRLHERFPMSLPFGGDGSYMAPFTLHNDNILTSLMSQSVQPTTWYRLVAGLNAQLRLVRRGRLRVTFRPVLRWLETHANPALSVHGVRIDLAWFQATNTGYCHYGLMVYALEEGYPATGGSADGALRTEERSRVLSVIKELPLGFAISRAHLSPGGRVEDNYMRRLMNGAALDVNNLQMLDEKRDIFYLLSFILQNTKPVGHQDLVGLVISMLLLGDFSLVLLTLLQLYSISMVDVFLVLFILPFGILLPFPVGINALFSHGPRRSAGLARLYALWNLTSFINVVVAFLCGYIHYNSQSSSSKRHPSIQPWSIMDESEWWIFPAGLVLCKLFQSQLINWHVANLEIQDRSLYSNDFELFWQS, encoded by the exons ATGGCTAGATTTCGTTTCCGGCGCCTCCGATTCCTCGCCATCTTCGTCGTCGTCGTGGTGTTCGCGAGTGACGAATTGGAGTCAGAGCGCGAGCTCTCGGTGACCGATTTGGATTGGAACCTTTTCCACCAGGACTACTCGCCGCCGGCTCCGCCGCCACCGCCGCCTCATCCGCCGTCGGTATCGTGCGTGGACGATCTAGGCGGGGTGGGGACTCTGGACACGACGTGCAAGATCGTGAACGACGTGAACCTCACCCGTGACGTGTACATAGCAGGGAAGGGCAATTTTAACATCCTCCCTGGGGTGAGGTTCCTCTGCGAGATTCCCGGGTGCATGGTAACGGTTAACGTCACTGGTAATTTTAGTTTAGGTAGCAACTCGTCGATTGTGACTGGGGCCTTTGAGTTCGAGTCGGAGAATGCTGTTTTTGGGAACGAGTCGGTGGTGAACACGACGGGGATGGCGGGGGATCCTCCGCCGCAGACGAGTGGGACACCGCAGGGGGTTGAGGGAGGTGGCGGAGGGCACGGCGGGAGGGGTGCTAGCTGTCTCGTCGACACGACGAAGCTCCCGGAGGATGTTTGGGGAGGGGATGCATATTCCTGGGCGTCGCTGCAGAACCCTTACAGTTTTGGGAGCCGTGGAGGGTCGACAAGCAAAGAGAGTGACTATGGGGGGTTGGGAGGGGGGCTTGTGAGGATGGTTGTTCATCAAATTGTTGAGATGAATGCAACTGTTTTGGCTGATGGGGGTGATGGAGGGACCAAAGGTGGAGGTGGCTCTGGAGGCAGCATCTACATCAAAGCTTATAGAAT GACTGGCAATGGGATTATAAGTGCTTGTGGAGGTAATGGTTTTGCTGGCGGTGGAGGTGGCAGGGTTTCAGTTGATGTTTTCAGTAGGCATGATGAGCCCAAAATATATGTGCATG GTGGTAAGAGCCTTGGCTGTCCTGAAAATGCAGGTGCTGCTGGGACTCTTTATGATGCAGTCCCTCGAAGCCTTATAGTTGATAACTTTAACATGACAACTGATACAGAGACACTTCTATTGGAGTTTCCAAATCAACCCCTTTGGACTAATGTTTATGTTCGAAATAAGGCTAGGGCCACAGTTCCATTGCTTTGGAGTCGTGTACAG GTACAAGGACAGATAAGTATCTTGCAGGGTGGGGTGTTGAGCTTTGGGCTACGACACTATGCTACATCAGAGTTTGAGTTATTGGCTGAAGAATTGTTGATGAGTGATTCTGTGATGAAG gtATATGGTGCTCTACGTATGTCTGTAAAAATGTTCTTGATGTGGAACTCAAAAATGCTCATAGATGGCGGGGAAGATATAACTGTGGCAACTTCGTTACTTGAGGCTAGTAATTTGATTGTTCTCAGG GGGGCTTCTGTGATACATTCTAATGCAAACCTTGGAGTTCATGGACAAGGTCTGCTTAATTTATCGGGGCCAGGAGATTGGATTGAAGCACAGCGTTTGGTTTTATCCCTATTTTATAGTATTCAT GTTGGGCCTGGATCTGTCTTGCGTGGTCCACTGGAGAATGCAACAACTGATGATGT TACTCCAAAGCTTTACTGTGACAAAGAAGATTGCCCCTATGAATTACTTCATCCCCCTGAAGATTGCAATGTGAACTCATCCTTGTCATTCACACTTCAG ATCTGCAGAGTCGAGGACAtccttgttgaaggccttataAAAGGTTCTGTTGTTCATTTCCACAGGGCAAGGACCATAAGTGTTGAATCTTCTGGAACAATATCTGCCTCTGGAATGG gcTGTACTGGTGGTTTGGGCCATGGAAATACTCTAAGTAATGGTATTGGCAGTGGTGGTGGGCATGGTGGTACCGGTGGTGAAGCATTTTATAATGATAATCATGTTAAAGGTGGCTGTTCATATGGGAGTGCAACCCTGCCCTGTGAACTTGGTAGTGGAAGTGGAAATGGCAACTCTACTGGAACCACAGCTGGGGGTGGTATCATAG TTGTTGGATCATTAGAACATCCTTTGTCAAGTTTGTCTATTCAAGGTTATGTAAAAGCTAATGGAGGAAATTTTGAACCGCAAATCAGAAACGAAAAATTTGCAATATTTGACAATTTTACTGGAGGTCCCGGGGGTGGATCTGGTGGCACTATACTAATGTTTCTACATATGCTCACCATTGGGAAATCAGCTGTTCTTTCTAGTATGGGGGGATATAGCAGTTCTAATGGAagtggtggtggaggtggtggAAGAATTCATTTTCATTGGTCCGACATTCCCACTGGTGATGTTTATCTGCCAATTGCTAGTGTGAAAGGAGACATTCAGATCTG GGGAGGAAAGGGTAAGGGCCAGGGTGGCTCTGGAGCAAATGGAACTATAACTGGGAAGGCTTGCCCCAAAGGGTTGTACGGTAccttttgtgag GAATGTCCAGCTGGGACTTACAAAAATGTTACTGGATCTGATAAATCACTTTGTCACAGTTGTCCTGTCAATGAGCTTCCTCACCGTGCTGCTTATATTTCAGTCCGAG GTGGTATTACTGAAACCCCTTGTCCCTACCAATGTGTTTCGGACAGATATCATATGCCTGATTGTTACACAGCCCTTGAAGAGTTAATTTACAGATTTGGTGGGCCTTGGCTATTTGGTCTTTTTCTTATGGGTCTCTTGATCTTGTTGGCACTGGTGCTTAGTGTTGCAAGAATGAAATTTGTTGGGGTTGATGAATTACCAGGCCCAGCACCCACCCAACATGGTTCTCAAATAGACCACTCCTTCCCTTTCCTAGAGTCACTTAATGAG GTGTTGGAGACAAACAGAGTTGAGGAGTCCCAGAGTCATGTTCACAGAATGTACTTTATGGGACCTAATACTTTCAGTGAGCCCTGGCATCTGCCACATACACCTTCAGAGCAAATAAAGGATGTTGT TTATGAGAGTGAATTCAATACATTTGTGGATGAGATTAATGCTATAGCTGCTTATCAATGGTGGGAGGGAGCAATACATAGCGTTCTTTCTGTTCTTGCTTATCCGTTTGCTTGGTCCTGGCAACAGTGGCGAAGGAGATTGAAGTTGCAACGCTTACGTGAGTTTGTTCGATCAGAGTATGACCATGCTTGCCTACGTTCGTGTCGATCACGGGCCCTCTATGAAGGGATCAAG GTAAATGCAACTTCTGATTTGATGCTGGCATATATGGACTTCTTTCTTGGTGGGGATGAAAAGAGGATAGACCTTCCTCCTCGATTACATGAAAGGTTCCCAATGTCATTGCCTTTTGGAGGTGATGGAAGTTATATGGCTCCATTCACCCTTCACAACGATAATATCCTTACCAGCCTCATGAGTCAG TCAGTGCAACCTACAACCTGGTACAGATTGGTTGCTGGGCTGAACGCACAACTGCGGTTAGTTCGGCGTGGACGACTAAGAGTAACATTTCGACCTGTCCTCAGATGGCTCGAGACTCATGCCAATCCTGCATTGAGTGTCCACGGTGTGCGCATTGACCTTGCCTGGTTTCAGGCTACAAATACTGGCTATTGCCACTACGGGCTAATGGTTTATGCTCTTGAGGAAGGTTATCCAGCCACTGGAGGAAGTGCTGACGGAGCTTTAAGAACTGAGGAAAGATCACG GGTCCTGAGTGTTATAAAGGAACTTCCTTTGGGGTTTGCAATAAGCAGAGCTCATTTAAGCCCTGGTGGAAGAGTTGAAGACAATTATATGAGGCGACTAATGAATGGAGCTGCTTTAGATGTAAACAATTTGCAGATGCTTGACGAGAAGAGAGAtatcttttatcttctctctttTATACTTCAGAATACAAAACCTGTTGGGCATCAG GATCTTGTTGGTCTAGTAATATCAATGTTGCTTCTAGGAGATTTTAGTTTAGTATTACTTACGCTGCTTCAGTTGTATTCAATTTCTATGGTGGATGTCTTCCTTGTGTTGTTTATATTACCTTTCGGCATTCTTCTCCCATTTCCTGTCGGAATTAATGCTCTCTTTAGTCATGGACCAAGGCGTTCTGCAGGCCTTGCACGTCTTTATGCTCTGTGGAATCTTACATCCTTCATAAATGTT GTTGTTGCATTTCTTTGTGGATATATACATTACAACTCTCAATCGTCTTCCAGTAAAAGACACCCGAGCATTCAGCCATGGAGTATCAT GGACGAAAGTGAATGGTGGATTTTCCCAGCTGGATTGGTTTTGTGTAAATTATTCCAGTCTCAACTCATTAATTGGCATGTTGCCAATCTGGAAATTCAAGACCGTTCCTTGTATAGTAACGATTTTGAGCTGTTCTGGCAGTCATGA
- the LOC100784218 gene encoding putative lipase ROG1 isoform X1 has protein sequence MMDSEGALPQVQEIEQEGVGGGTNKKMEVKNETKKKKKKRSSYFPRFGCFRIEHDASGGGFDIEVVDESGQRPTPTHLIIMINGLVGSAQNWKFAAKQFLKRYPEDTIVHCSERNSSMLTFDGVDVMGDRLAEEVISVIKRHPSVQKISFVGHSLGGLVARYAIAKLYGRDISMELSQGNGHCESQISDQECHDRKYEGKIAGLEPINFITSATPHLGSRGHKQVPMFCGFYSLEKAVSRVAGVFGKTGKHLFLTDRDNGKPPLLLQMVHDSEDIKFLSALRSFKRRVAYANVLYDQLVGWSTSSIRRRKELPKRQHLSRHEKYPHIVNVETTKSTSVADEVPDESKVSSGSSKLDYEEEMIKSLTTMSWDRIDVSFSGSMQKILAHSTIQVKTYRINSDGADVIQHMIDNFQI, from the exons ATGATGGATTCAGAAGGAGCACTGCCCCAGGTTCAGGAAATAGAGCAAGAAGGTGTCGGTGGAGGGACTAACAAGAAGATGGAGGTAAAAAATGAaaccaagaagaagaaaaagaagaggagTTCTTATTTCCCCAGGTTTGGTTGTTTCAGAATCGAACATGATGCTTCTGGTGGAGGTTTTGATATTGAGGTTGTTGATGAATCTGGTCAGCGTCCCACCCCTACCCACTTGATCATTATGATTAATGGTCTTGTAGGCAG CGCACAGAATTGGAAATTTGCTGCAAAGCAGTTTCTGAAAAGGTATCCAGAAGATACTATTGTACATT GCAGTGAACGCAATTCTTCCATGTTGACATTTGACGGTGTTGATGTAATGGGAGATAGACTAGCAGAGGAG GTTATATCAGTTATAAAACGTCACCCAAGTGTTCAGAAAATTTCATTTGTAGGTCACTCTTTAGGTGGCTTGGTGGCAAGATATGCAATAGCCAAGCTTTATGGTAGAGACATTTCTATGGAACTTTCTCAGGGGAATGGACATTGTGAAAGTCAGATTTCAGATCAAGAATGTCATGATAGAAAATATGAAGGAAAAATTGCAGGACTAGAGCCCATAAATTTCATTACCTCTGCAACGCCACACCTTGGTTCTAGAGGGCATAAACAG GTTCCTATGTTTTGTGGATTTTACTCTCTAGAGAAAGCAGTATCTCGTGTTGCAGGGGTTTTTGGTAAAACGGGAAAACATCTATTTTTAACGGATAGAGACAATGGAAAGCCCCCTCTTCTTCTCCAGATGGTTCATGACTCCGAAGATATTAAATTCCT GTCTGCTTTACGCTCCTTCAAACGCCGTGTTGCCTATGCAAATGTTCTTTATGACC AACTTGTTGGATGGAGTACGTCATCGATCAGGCGTCGAAAGGAGCTTCCAAAG CGCCAGCATCTTTCAAGACATGAGAAGTACCCGCATATTGTAAATGTAGAGACAACTAAATCTACTTCTGTTGCTGATGAAGTTCCTGATGAATCCAAAGTGAGTAGTGGATCCAGTAAACTTGACTACGAAG aggaaaTGATCAAAAGCTTAACAACAATGAGCTGGGACCGAATTGATGTCAGCTTCAGTGGTAGTATGCAGAAAATTCTCGCACATAGCAC
- the LOC100784218 gene encoding putative lipase C4A8.10 isoform X2: MMDSEGALPQVQEIEQEGVGGGTNKKMEVKNETKKKKKKRSSYFPRFGCFRIEHDASGGGFDIEVVDESGQRPTPTHLIIMINGLVGSAQNWKFAAKQFLKRYPEDTIVHCSERNSSMLTFDGVDVMGDRLAEEVISVIKRHPSVQKISFVGHSLGGLVARYAIAKLYGRDISMELSQGNGHCESQISDQECHDRKYEGKIAGLEPINFITSATPHLGSRGHKQVPMFCGFYSLEKAVSRVAGVFGKTGKHLFLTDRDNGKPPLLLQMVHDSEDIKFLSALRSFKRRVAYANVLYDQLVGWSTSSIRRRKELPKHLSRHEKYPHIVNVETTKSTSVADEVPDESKVSSGSSKLDYEEEMIKSLTTMSWDRIDVSFSGSMQKILAHSTIQVKTYRINSDGADVIQHMIDNFQI; the protein is encoded by the exons ATGATGGATTCAGAAGGAGCACTGCCCCAGGTTCAGGAAATAGAGCAAGAAGGTGTCGGTGGAGGGACTAACAAGAAGATGGAGGTAAAAAATGAaaccaagaagaagaaaaagaagaggagTTCTTATTTCCCCAGGTTTGGTTGTTTCAGAATCGAACATGATGCTTCTGGTGGAGGTTTTGATATTGAGGTTGTTGATGAATCTGGTCAGCGTCCCACCCCTACCCACTTGATCATTATGATTAATGGTCTTGTAGGCAG CGCACAGAATTGGAAATTTGCTGCAAAGCAGTTTCTGAAAAGGTATCCAGAAGATACTATTGTACATT GCAGTGAACGCAATTCTTCCATGTTGACATTTGACGGTGTTGATGTAATGGGAGATAGACTAGCAGAGGAG GTTATATCAGTTATAAAACGTCACCCAAGTGTTCAGAAAATTTCATTTGTAGGTCACTCTTTAGGTGGCTTGGTGGCAAGATATGCAATAGCCAAGCTTTATGGTAGAGACATTTCTATGGAACTTTCTCAGGGGAATGGACATTGTGAAAGTCAGATTTCAGATCAAGAATGTCATGATAGAAAATATGAAGGAAAAATTGCAGGACTAGAGCCCATAAATTTCATTACCTCTGCAACGCCACACCTTGGTTCTAGAGGGCATAAACAG GTTCCTATGTTTTGTGGATTTTACTCTCTAGAGAAAGCAGTATCTCGTGTTGCAGGGGTTTTTGGTAAAACGGGAAAACATCTATTTTTAACGGATAGAGACAATGGAAAGCCCCCTCTTCTTCTCCAGATGGTTCATGACTCCGAAGATATTAAATTCCT GTCTGCTTTACGCTCCTTCAAACGCCGTGTTGCCTATGCAAATGTTCTTTATGACC AACTTGTTGGATGGAGTACGTCATCGATCAGGCGTCGAAAGGAGCTTCCAAAG CATCTTTCAAGACATGAGAAGTACCCGCATATTGTAAATGTAGAGACAACTAAATCTACTTCTGTTGCTGATGAAGTTCCTGATGAATCCAAAGTGAGTAGTGGATCCAGTAAACTTGACTACGAAG aggaaaTGATCAAAAGCTTAACAACAATGAGCTGGGACCGAATTGATGTCAGCTTCAGTGGTAGTATGCAGAAAATTCTCGCACATAGCAC